The following proteins are encoded in a genomic region of Dyadobacter sp. UC 10:
- a CDS encoding phosphoribosylaminoimidazolesuccinocarboxamide synthase has protein sequence MNSISGTNFQFPGQTGFYKGKVRDVYSFEKKLVMVATDRISAFDVILPRAIPYKGQVLNQIAAHFLNATSDIVPNWLLEVPDPNVSIGLKCQAYPVEMVVRGYLAGHAWREYSAGKRSVCGVSLPDGLKENDKLPQPIITPTTKAHEGHDEDISREQILEQGLVSEDDYEHLERYTLALFAKGTEMAADQGLILVDTKYEFGQLDGTIYLIDEIHTPDSSRYFYQDVYAENQAAGLPQKQLSKEFVREWLIQNGFQGKEGQRVPEMTDERVELISARYIELFEKVTGNRFQKNNLDNPLKRIEEAIKRTL, from the coding sequence ATGAACAGCATTTCAGGAACCAACTTCCAGTTTCCCGGACAAACAGGGTTTTACAAAGGAAAAGTAAGGGATGTTTACTCCTTTGAAAAAAAACTCGTAATGGTCGCAACCGACCGTATTTCTGCGTTCGACGTAATCCTTCCGCGGGCAATTCCATATAAAGGCCAGGTTTTAAACCAGATCGCCGCGCATTTCCTAAACGCGACTTCCGACATTGTTCCCAACTGGCTGCTCGAAGTGCCGGACCCGAATGTGAGCATTGGTCTGAAATGCCAGGCATATCCCGTAGAAATGGTCGTGAGAGGGTATCTGGCCGGTCACGCATGGCGGGAATATAGTGCAGGCAAAAGATCAGTTTGCGGTGTTTCACTGCCCGACGGATTGAAAGAAAACGACAAGCTCCCGCAGCCTATCATCACACCAACTACCAAGGCACACGAAGGCCACGACGAGGATATTTCAAGAGAGCAAATTTTGGAGCAGGGGCTGGTTAGCGAGGATGATTACGAGCACCTGGAACGCTATACGCTGGCATTATTCGCGAAAGGAACTGAAATGGCGGCAGATCAGGGGCTGATCCTGGTGGATACCAAATATGAATTCGGGCAGCTGGACGGTACCATTTACCTGATCGACGAAATTCATACGCCTGACTCCTCCCGGTATTTTTACCAGGACGTATATGCGGAAAATCAGGCGGCGGGATTGCCCCAGAAGCAGCTTAGCAAGGAATTTGTGAGAGAGTGGCTGATCCAGAACGGGTTTCAGGGCAAAGAAGGCCAGCGTGTTCCTGAAATGACAGACGAACGCGTGGAACTGATCTCAGCACGGTACATTGAGCTTTTCGAAAAAGTCACCGGGAACCGATTTCAGAAAAACAACCTCGACAATCCACTGAAACGCATCGAGGAGGCAATTAAGAGAACATTGTAA
- a CDS encoding glycoside hydrolase, with translation MQKYRQLLFSLSIFSSLAACAGNEPASQNAPDIPAAIKITIDPAKTYQTIAHFGASDAWSAQFAGKWPDAKKNGIADLLFSRDTLADGRLKGIGLSMWRFNIGAGTAEQGEQSGIKDEWRRAESFLNNDGTYNWDKQAGQVWFLNAAKTRGVNSFLAFPNSPPVQFTNNKKGYADNGKPNLSANKFDQFAGFMSDVIAGIEKKTGILFDYISPVNEPQWDWSDGGQEGTPFYNNEIAGITRSLSKALLEKNLTTKINIAEAGQIDYLYSESNKQGRGSQIKAFFDKNSAEYVGNLSNVLPVISGHSYFTTSTYKNAVLKRQQVSAALQTVPGMQYWMSEYCVLGDNEGEIKGEGKDLGIGPALYIAKVIHNDLVNANATAWHWWIAISPYDYKDGLVYIDKNKNDGNYESSKMLWALGNYSQFIRPGAIRVDVSGISENEKLLISSCKNADNKLVTVIINSDGAPAEVELTVAGKQASSRKTYVTSASVDLQPAGKIESASIVTVPARSVVTVVDLIR, from the coding sequence ATGCAAAAATACCGTCAGCTACTTTTCTCCTTAAGTATTTTCTCTTCCCTTGCTGCCTGCGCAGGCAACGAGCCCGCCAGCCAAAATGCGCCGGATATACCTGCGGCTATAAAAATTACGATTGACCCTGCCAAAACTTACCAGACCATAGCGCATTTCGGCGCTTCTGACGCATGGTCTGCGCAGTTTGCGGGCAAATGGCCGGATGCAAAAAAGAATGGAATAGCAGACCTGCTTTTCAGCCGGGATACCCTGGCCGACGGACGGCTGAAAGGTATCGGGCTTTCGATGTGGCGTTTTAATATCGGGGCAGGCACGGCCGAGCAGGGCGAGCAAAGCGGCATAAAAGATGAGTGGCGGCGCGCCGAATCGTTTTTAAACAATGACGGAACTTATAACTGGGACAAACAGGCCGGCCAGGTTTGGTTCCTGAATGCCGCCAAAACGCGCGGAGTCAATAGCTTCCTGGCATTTCCAAACAGTCCGCCGGTTCAGTTTACGAATAATAAGAAGGGCTACGCGGACAATGGCAAACCTAACCTATCGGCCAATAAATTCGATCAGTTTGCAGGATTTATGTCCGACGTGATTGCCGGAATTGAGAAAAAAACGGGCATTCTGTTTGACTATATCAGCCCTGTTAACGAGCCGCAGTGGGACTGGAGTGACGGCGGGCAGGAAGGAACGCCATTTTACAACAATGAAATTGCCGGCATTACGAGGTCGCTGAGCAAGGCCCTTCTGGAAAAGAACCTGACTACCAAAATCAATATCGCCGAGGCCGGACAGATCGATTATCTCTATTCAGAAAGCAACAAACAAGGCCGCGGGAGCCAGATTAAGGCTTTTTTTGATAAAAATTCAGCTGAATACGTCGGCAACCTGTCCAATGTACTTCCGGTCATTTCGGGCCATAGTTATTTTACAACTTCCACTTATAAGAATGCGGTACTTAAAAGGCAGCAGGTTTCGGCTGCATTGCAAACTGTGCCGGGAATGCAATACTGGATGTCGGAATACTGTGTTTTGGGCGATAACGAGGGTGAGATCAAAGGCGAGGGCAAAGACCTGGGCATTGGCCCGGCATTGTATATTGCCAAAGTGATCCACAACGACCTTGTAAATGCGAATGCGACAGCCTGGCACTGGTGGATCGCGATATCACCTTATGACTACAAAGACGGGCTGGTTTACATTGATAAAAACAAAAACGACGGAAACTACGAATCGTCGAAAATGCTTTGGGCACTTGGAAATTACAGCCAATTCATCCGCCCAGGCGCAATACGCGTCGATGTTTCAGGTATTTCCGAAAACGAAAAACTGCTGATTTCTTCTTGTAAAAATGCGGACAATAAACTGGTAACCGTGATCATTAACTCCGACGGCGCACCTGCGGAGGTTGAGCTTACCGTCGCAGGAAAACAAGCCAGCAGCCGAAAAACCTACGTTACCTCCGCCTCTGTTGACCTGCAACCAGCAGGAAAAATCGAAAGCGCATCAATAGTAACCGTGCCGGCACGGAGTGTGGTGACTGTCGTTGATCTGATCAGATAA
- a CDS encoding ISAon1 family transposase, giving the protein MFPHSTSNIARLYGVNGKRLSRQYRTHLSDFQSWNQRPHACKWLLYPENLGSHLSIDETSLSQGELYTILTNKAAKGGKGSIVAIVAGTKAETVIEVIGKIPESQRKKVTEITLDMASSMTMIAKRCFPRAVRVTDRFHVQRLAVEALQEIRIKHRWDALDQENDAIEQAKASQTEYQPEILANGDTVKQLLARSRYALYKKPGTWTDSQRERAQLLFERFPDLKKAYELALELSNIFTNTSEKIYGLTRLAKWHEKVRQSGFKAFNTVARSIESHYKTIVNYFDNRSTNASAESFNAKIKAFRAQFRGVRNVEFFLYRLTKLYA; this is encoded by the coding sequence TTGTTCCCCCACAGTACCAGTAATATTGCCCGCCTTTATGGGGTTAATGGTAAACGTCTCTCGCGTCAATATCGCACTCATTTAAGTGATTTTCAGAGCTGGAACCAGCGTCCTCATGCCTGTAAATGGCTTTTATATCCTGAAAATCTGGGTTCACATCTTTCTATTGATGAAACGAGCCTCTCTCAGGGTGAACTGTATACTATTCTTACAAACAAAGCAGCCAAGGGCGGTAAAGGAAGTATCGTAGCAATCGTAGCGGGAACAAAGGCCGAAACCGTTATTGAGGTCATTGGCAAAATCCCTGAATCGCAACGTAAAAAAGTTACAGAAATAACTCTGGACATGGCCAGTAGCATGACTATGATCGCCAAGCGTTGTTTCCCGCGGGCAGTGCGCGTCACTGACCGCTTCCATGTACAAAGATTGGCAGTCGAAGCCCTTCAGGAAATCCGCATCAAACACCGATGGGATGCGTTGGACCAGGAAAACGATGCCATTGAGCAGGCAAAGGCTTCTCAGACAGAGTATCAACCAGAAATATTAGCTAACGGTGATACCGTCAAACAACTACTGGCTCGCAGCAGATACGCACTTTACAAAAAGCCCGGTACCTGGACTGATAGCCAACGAGAAAGAGCACAACTTCTCTTCGAACGCTTCCCCGACCTTAAAAAGGCATACGAGCTGGCGCTGGAGCTAAGTAATATCTTCACAAACACATCTGAAAAGATATACGGGTTGACCAGGCTTGCCAAGTGGCACGAAAAGGTCAGACAATCCGGATTTAAAGCATTCAATACAGTAGCCCGCTCGATTGAGAGCCATTACAAGACCATTGTCAATTATTTTGATAACCGCAGCACCAACGCTTCGGCAGAATCATTCAATGCAAAGATCAAAGCGTTCAGAGCTCAGTTCCGAGGCGTTCGAAACGTCGAGTTCTTCCTTTACCGCCTTACTAAGTTATATGCTTAA
- a CDS encoding ISAon1 family transposase N-terminal region protein, which yields MEKSSDLLHVYVEEKNYSESDSSKQFLLSKGFLPEITIQDFPIRDRRVFLHVKRRRWLNTRTGKIEQRNWAEVADGTRMTKEFALFLKEIDGFVPPQYQ from the coding sequence GTGGAGAAATCATCGGATTTGCTCCATGTTTATGTAGAAGAGAAAAATTATTCAGAGTCCGACAGCTCCAAGCAGTTTCTCTTATCGAAAGGCTTCCTGCCAGAAATTACGATCCAGGATTTCCCCATCCGTGATAGACGTGTTTTCCTGCATGTCAAGCGTCGCCGCTGGCTTAATACCCGCACGGGGAAGATAGAACAACGAAATTGGGCAGAGGTTGCCGATGGTACGCGAATGACGAAAGAATTCGCGCTTTTTTTAAAGGAGATTGACGGATTTGTTCCCCCACAGTACCAGTAA
- the gltB gene encoding glutamate synthase large subunit has protein sequence MSQMSESMVENQGLYRPEFEHDACGIGFRANIKGRKSHQIVADAIHMLERMEHRGATGFDPNTGDGAGILIQIPHEFFVEESVKLGFHLPPAGEYGVGMIFFPGNETIREECRDILNRKIKKLGLHLLGYRKVPTLNNTLGEGSLSVEPCVEQVFIKRPDDISDDTAFERKLFILRQVSTRLIKDTVKGGAKSFYYSSLSCRTISYKGQLTTAQLKYYFPDLENESVVSALAVVHSRFSTNTFPSWELAQPFRYIAHNGEINTVKGNVNWIRAGEKSFESDLFTKEEMDMLLPICDRNQSDSANLDNAIEMLHLSGRSLPHVMMMLIPEAWDGNEQMDPERRAFYEYHAAIMEPWDGPASISFTDGKMVGATLDRNGLRPSRYWVLDDDTIIMASEAGVLEVDQARVVTKGRLQPGRMFVVDMEQGRIIPDEEIKSAVCSAQPYQKWLDENKLHVDQLDHPIRTYRAYDENALLKRQVAFGYTSEDLRMILAPMAQTGLEAIGSMGTDSPLAVLSEQSQHLSTYFKQLFAQVTNPPIDSIRERAIMSLISFVGSTENILTETPKHCRQIALPHPILSVQEFDKLRFVDKDGFQAKTINTYFRADEGGKALERALDRICRYAVDAIEDGFEILILSDRAIDSDHAPIPSLLATATIHHHLIREGLRGRVGLLVEAGDVWETHHVATLIGYGAAGVCPYMAFETLSYMNKKSMIDGEFTDEKLHYNYIKAVNKELLKIFSKMGISTLQSYQGAQIFECVGLNKDVVDKYFTGTISRISGMGISEIAREILVRHKVAYHETPEQKPRLEVGGVYQWKQRGEAHIFNPQSVHLLQQSTRTNSYEQFRKYSKLIDDQSHKALTLRGLLRFKKGTSIPIEQVEPVESIFKRFATGAMSFGSISWEAHTTLAIAMNRIGGKSNSGEGGEDELRYNLLPNGDSMNSQIKQVASGRFGVTSHYLSNAGELQIKTAQGAKPGEGGQLPGFKVDDWIGRTRHSTPGVGLISPPPHHDIYSIEDLAQLIFDLKNANRQARISVKLVSEAGVGTVASGVAKAHADHILISGYDGGTGASPLSSIRHAGLPWELGLAETHQTLVRNKLRGRVTVQADGQLRTGRDLAIAALLGAEEWGVATAALVAAGCIMMRKCHLNTCPVGVATQNKELRALFSGKPEHVVNMFTFMAQELREIMAQLGFRTVNEMVGQAQYLELRNDIKHWKYKNLNFDAILYKEGDLNVAQFKQEEQDHGIDSILDIDLIKAAQPAIENKEEIYGEFPVNNLNRSLGTMLSNEISKKHGGAGLPKGNIHFKFRGTAGQSFGAFNTNGVRLELEGDANDYFGKGLCGAELIVYPDRDSKFKPEENIIIGNVAFYGATSGDAYIRGTAGERFCVRNSGAKVVVEGVGDHGLEYMTGGLAIILGSTGRNFAAGMSGGVAYVLDKSGDFREKVNMEMVSLETLNEEDQGILREYLDKHFQYTTSNIAFQLIQNWEQSVKQFVKVMPSDFRKALEGRGVTLAQQIADKNVVYKDIVVDVVHQ, from the coding sequence ATGTCGCAAATGTCTGAATCAATGGTAGAAAATCAGGGACTTTACCGTCCGGAATTTGAGCATGATGCCTGTGGGATCGGTTTCCGGGCTAACATCAAAGGCCGAAAGTCACATCAAATTGTGGCCGACGCTATTCACATGTTAGAAAGAATGGAACATAGGGGCGCTACCGGATTTGACCCAAATACGGGCGACGGCGCTGGAATCCTTATTCAAATACCACATGAATTCTTTGTTGAGGAATCCGTAAAACTTGGTTTTCACCTCCCTCCTGCCGGCGAATATGGCGTGGGCATGATCTTCTTCCCGGGCAACGAGACTATCCGCGAAGAATGCCGCGATATCCTGAACCGCAAGATCAAAAAGCTAGGGCTGCATTTGCTGGGTTACCGGAAAGTCCCTACCCTGAACAATACGCTGGGTGAAGGCTCACTTTCGGTGGAACCATGCGTGGAGCAGGTTTTCATTAAGCGCCCGGACGATATTTCGGACGATACTGCATTCGAAAGGAAACTTTTCATCCTTCGTCAGGTTTCTACCCGACTGATCAAAGACACTGTAAAAGGTGGCGCCAAAAGCTTCTATTATTCGTCGCTTTCGTGCCGCACGATCTCATATAAGGGACAGCTTACCACTGCCCAGCTGAAATATTATTTCCCTGATCTGGAAAACGAATCGGTGGTTTCTGCACTTGCAGTTGTCCACTCACGTTTTTCAACCAATACATTCCCTTCCTGGGAACTGGCCCAGCCTTTCCGGTATATTGCCCACAACGGTGAGATCAATACTGTAAAAGGTAATGTGAACTGGATCCGCGCCGGAGAAAAATCCTTTGAATCGGACTTGTTCACCAAGGAAGAAATGGATATGCTGCTTCCTATCTGCGACAGGAACCAATCTGACTCCGCCAACCTGGACAATGCCATCGAAATGCTGCATTTGTCGGGCCGCTCACTGCCGCACGTAATGATGATGCTCATACCCGAAGCCTGGGACGGTAACGAGCAAATGGATCCGGAAAGACGCGCATTCTATGAATATCACGCGGCGATCATGGAGCCCTGGGACGGACCTGCATCCATTTCATTTACCGATGGAAAAATGGTAGGTGCTACCCTGGACAGAAATGGACTTCGCCCGTCAAGATATTGGGTTTTGGACGACGATACCATTATTATGGCATCAGAAGCCGGCGTGTTGGAAGTGGACCAGGCACGCGTAGTGACCAAAGGACGCCTGCAACCGGGACGGATGTTTGTGGTAGATATGGAGCAGGGACGCATTATTCCTGACGAAGAAATCAAATCTGCCGTATGCTCTGCACAGCCCTATCAGAAATGGCTCGATGAAAATAAACTGCACGTAGACCAGCTCGATCACCCGATCCGTACTTACCGTGCTTATGACGAAAATGCATTGCTGAAACGTCAGGTGGCATTCGGATATACTTCGGAGGATTTGCGGATGATCCTGGCGCCGATGGCGCAGACTGGCCTGGAAGCGATCGGTTCTATGGGTACCGATTCGCCGCTGGCTGTACTTTCGGAGCAGAGCCAGCATTTGTCGACTTACTTCAAGCAGCTATTCGCGCAGGTTACCAACCCACCGATCGACTCGATCCGTGAGCGGGCGATCATGTCACTAATCTCGTTTGTAGGAAGTACTGAAAATATTTTAACCGAAACCCCGAAACACTGTCGCCAAATCGCATTACCGCACCCGATCCTTTCGGTGCAGGAATTTGATAAACTGCGTTTTGTGGATAAAGACGGGTTCCAGGCGAAGACGATTAACACGTATTTCCGCGCGGACGAAGGTGGAAAAGCTTTGGAAAGGGCTCTGGACCGCATCTGCCGCTACGCAGTAGATGCAATTGAAGACGGCTTCGAGATATTGATCCTTTCCGACCGCGCAATCGACTCCGATCACGCACCTATTCCTTCGCTGCTCGCTACTGCAACGATCCACCATCATTTGATCCGTGAAGGATTGAGAGGCAGGGTAGGACTTTTGGTTGAGGCCGGGGATGTTTGGGAAACGCACCATGTAGCCACCTTGATCGGCTACGGCGCAGCGGGTGTTTGTCCGTACATGGCTTTCGAGACGCTTTCCTATATGAACAAGAAAAGCATGATCGATGGTGAGTTTACAGATGAAAAACTGCATTACAACTATATCAAGGCGGTCAACAAGGAGCTTTTGAAGATATTCTCTAAAATGGGTATCTCCACCTTGCAATCGTACCAGGGCGCGCAGATCTTTGAATGCGTTGGTTTGAATAAAGATGTGGTTGATAAATATTTCACCGGTACGATCTCCCGCATCAGCGGAATGGGTATCTCTGAAATAGCCCGCGAGATATTGGTGCGTCACAAAGTGGCTTACCACGAAACGCCGGAGCAGAAACCTAGGCTGGAAGTAGGTGGTGTGTACCAATGGAAGCAACGCGGCGAGGCGCACATTTTCAACCCTCAGTCGGTTCATTTGCTGCAACAATCTACGCGAACTAATAGCTACGAACAGTTCAGAAAATACTCAAAACTGATTGATGATCAGTCACATAAAGCATTAACATTACGTGGTTTGCTGCGTTTCAAGAAAGGAACTTCTATTCCGATCGAGCAGGTGGAACCCGTAGAAAGCATATTCAAACGTTTCGCGACCGGGGCCATGTCTTTCGGCTCGATCTCCTGGGAAGCGCATACGACCCTTGCGATCGCGATGAACCGCATTGGCGGAAAATCGAACTCCGGTGAAGGTGGTGAAGATGAGCTGCGCTACAATCTTTTGCCAAACGGCGACAGCATGAACTCGCAGATCAAACAGGTTGCTTCCGGCCGCTTCGGGGTTACCAGCCACTATCTGAGCAATGCAGGTGAATTGCAGATCAAAACTGCCCAAGGCGCAAAACCGGGAGAAGGCGGTCAGCTGCCAGGCTTTAAAGTCGATGACTGGATCGGACGTACGCGGCATTCAACGCCAGGTGTAGGTTTGATCTCTCCCCCGCCCCACCACGATATTTATTCGATCGAAGATCTGGCTCAGCTGATCTTTGACCTTAAAAACGCCAACCGCCAGGCGCGTATCAGTGTGAAGCTGGTTTCGGAAGCTGGTGTTGGTACTGTTGCGTCAGGTGTTGCCAAAGCACACGCCGACCACATTCTGATTTCAGGTTACGACGGTGGCACAGGAGCTTCTCCATTGAGCTCCATCCGCCATGCAGGTCTGCCATGGGAGCTTGGTTTGGCTGAAACGCACCAGACTCTGGTAAGAAACAAACTGCGCGGAAGGGTTACCGTTCAGGCTGACGGGCAATTGCGTACCGGTCGTGACCTTGCGATCGCTGCATTGCTGGGGGCCGAAGAATGGGGCGTAGCTACTGCTGCATTGGTTGCCGCGGGTTGTATTATGATGCGTAAATGTCACCTCAATACCTGTCCGGTAGGTGTGGCAACACAGAATAAGGAGCTGCGCGCATTGTTTTCGGGCAAGCCGGAACATGTGGTGAATATGTTCACTTTCATGGCGCAGGAATTGCGTGAGATCATGGCACAGCTTGGTTTCCGCACGGTAAATGAAATGGTTGGACAGGCGCAGTATCTCGAACTTCGCAATGATATCAAGCATTGGAAATATAAAAACCTGAATTTCGACGCGATCCTTTATAAAGAAGGAGATTTGAACGTAGCGCAATTCAAGCAGGAAGAGCAGGATCACGGTATCGACAGCATTCTGGATATTGACCTGATCAAAGCGGCGCAGCCTGCGATCGAAAATAAGGAAGAGATTTACGGAGAGTTTCCTGTGAACAACCTGAACCGCTCGCTCGGAACAATGCTTTCCAACGAAATCTCTAAAAAGCACGGCGGCGCGGGACTTCCAAAAGGAAATATTCACTTCAAATTCCGCGGGACTGCGGGGCAAAGTTTCGGTGCATTCAATACCAACGGTGTGCGACTGGAACTGGAAGGTGACGCGAATGACTATTTTGGAAAAGGACTTTGCGGCGCTGAGCTGATCGTTTACCCGGACCGCGATTCGAAATTCAAACCGGAAGAAAATATCATTATTGGTAACGTGGCATTCTACGGCGCTACTTCGGGTGATGCTTACATCCGCGGAACTGCGGGCGAGCGTTTCTGCGTGCGTAACTCCGGTGCGAAAGTAGTTGTGGAAGGTGTAGGCGACCACGGTCTGGAATATATGACCGGCGGATTAGCGATCATTCTCGGATCGACCGGCCGCAACTTTGCTGCTGGTATGTCGGGCGGTGTGGCTTATGTACTGGATAAATCCGGCGATTTCCGTGAGAAAGTGAATATGGAAATGGTATCTCTGGAAACCTTGAATGAAGAAGATCAGGGCATTTTGCGCGAATATCTTGACAAGCATTTCCAATATACCACCAGCAATATCGCATTCCAGCTGATCCAGAATTGGGAACAGTCTGTGAAGCAGTTTGTGAAAGTGATGCCTTCTGATTTCCGTAAAGCACTGGAAGGCCGCGGTGTCACGCTGGCACAACAGATTGCAGACAAGAATGTGGTGTACAAAGACATCGTGGTGGATGTTGTTCACCAATAG
- a CDS encoding vWA domain-containing protein: MNWNYPFGTTEYFFVFLFIFLYTAYIIRTVRVARQLQTTARTLIIKLFLRSITFSLLIISLLGPSFGEAERDIKAKGKDIFLVVDLSKSMDAADVTPSRLEKVKFEINRFVQNEVANRIGIIIFSNDAFIHVPLTYDRAALELFIQSLQTDLLPTSGTNVCPAVELAFNKLVNSTDPTGRSKMIVLFTDGENNSGCSNTLYNNIRRFGIGFYAVAVGTKVGISIQQDGKPLMDKNDKLIISQLDESFLQTMANASRGTYYELNNAKNEMSKLSNDISLAEGTLVDSRTITVVSNKYYYFLGAALILILLDILITIGTFRL, translated from the coding sequence ATGAACTGGAATTATCCATTTGGAACCACAGAATATTTTTTCGTCTTTTTATTTATTTTTCTCTACACCGCCTACATTATCCGTACCGTGCGGGTCGCAAGGCAGTTACAGACAACCGCGCGAACCCTTATCATCAAGCTGTTTTTAAGAAGTATTACTTTCTCGCTACTTATCATCAGTTTGCTCGGCCCATCTTTCGGAGAGGCAGAGCGGGACATTAAGGCGAAGGGAAAAGATATTTTTCTGGTAGTCGATCTGTCAAAGTCGATGGATGCGGCTGATGTAACCCCCTCGCGGCTTGAAAAGGTGAAATTTGAAATCAACAGATTTGTCCAGAACGAAGTGGCGAACAGGATCGGGATCATTATTTTTTCAAACGATGCATTCATCCACGTGCCGCTTACTTACGACCGTGCCGCTTTGGAGCTTTTTATCCAGTCCCTGCAAACCGACCTGCTGCCAACCAGCGGAACCAATGTTTGCCCGGCGGTCGAGCTTGCATTCAACAAGCTGGTCAACTCCACCGACCCGACCGGACGCTCTAAAATGATCGTACTGTTTACCGACGGCGAGAATAATTCCGGGTGCAGTAATACGCTTTATAATAACATCAGAAGGTTCGGGATCGGCTTTTACGCCGTCGCGGTAGGTACCAAAGTCGGGATCAGCATTCAGCAGGACGGAAAACCTCTGATGGACAAAAACGACAAACTGATCATCAGCCAGCTCGACGAAAGTTTCCTGCAAACAATGGCTAACGCCTCCAGAGGCACTTACTATGAGCTCAACAACGCTAAAAACGAAATGAGCAAACTGTCAAACGATATCAGCCTCGCAGAAGGCACGCTCGTTGATTCGCGGACCATTACAGTGGTCAGCAACAAATACTATTACTTCCTGGGCGCGGCGCTGATCCTGATCTTACTCGACATTTTAATTACCATCGGAACGTTCCGACTGTAA
- a CDS encoding STAS domain-containing protein: protein MNFKLEKKEQYVYIELEEPAFGGDVPATFEETARGLFKEGYHSLIVNMQTVKSIDAPGTAILKKVNWLCANDLGMLAIVTRDDDFIDLLEGLKIPDLTILPTKEEAIDAVFMHNLENEFGAGDDDYDDEDYEGVSESKEP from the coding sequence ATGAACTTTAAACTGGAAAAAAAAGAACAATACGTATATATCGAACTGGAAGAACCTGCATTTGGCGGCGACGTTCCGGCTACTTTTGAAGAAACCGCCCGCGGGCTTTTCAAGGAAGGTTACCATAGCCTGATCGTGAATATGCAGACCGTCAAGTCGATCGATGCACCTGGAACTGCCATATTAAAAAAAGTGAACTGGCTGTGCGCCAATGACCTGGGAATGCTCGCGATCGTTACGCGCGATGATGATTTCATTGATTTGCTGGAAGGGCTGAAAATCCCGGATCTGACCATTTTACCAACAAAAGAAGAGGCAATTGATGCAGTATTCATGCATAACCTCGAAAATGAATTCGGCGCAGGCGATGATGATTACGACGACGAGGACTACGAAGGCGTAAGCGAATCAAAAGAACCCTGA